Below is a window of bacterium BMS3Abin11 DNA.
ACAGCCATACGGGACGTCCCTCAGTTGATCCTGAAGTATTAATCAGGATGTTGCTCATAGGATATTTATACGGGATCATCTCAGAATGCAGGTTGTGTGAAGAAGTAAAAACGCACATAGGGTATCGTTGGTTTGTGGGATTAAGCCTTGAGGACAAAGTGCCGGATCACTCCACCTTTTCAAAGAACCGCCATGAGAGATTTGCAAATGGAGAAGTATTTCAGGGTATATTTGATGAAATAGTAAGACAATGTATGGAGAAGGGATTTGTAAGTGGAAAGCATCTGACCGTAGACAGCACCCATATAAAAGCCAATGCATCATTTAAGAGCATGGAACCTATAGTAGTGGAGCTCAAACCAAAAGAATATATAGCTAAGGTGGACAAAGACAATCCTGTAAAAGATAACAAAGGAGAACCTTGGGAACCCGATAGTATCCGGTAAAAAACTCGGAAGATTGTACAGGAAGGGGCACTGCTCAGGCACTTTGTTTGTCCGGACAGCATGAAAGCCTCTCTTTGTAAAGTTGTAACCGTCCTATGGATAAGGGGCATTCATACGATTCAGGGAAGCCCTCCTATGATATGAAATATGAACTTTACCGGACAGCATACTATGGGAAAGCTAACTCATTGGAAAATAAAGAATCCGTTCATATTGACTTCATGGTGAATGCAATAGGTGGAAATTTAACCGGACAGTAGTGGTTTGTTTTATAATTGACTTGAGGAACATTGTTGCATAGTATGCAACAATGTTCCTGATTTGTCTCACATAACAGGGAATTGGGATCCTGCCGGACTTAGGAAGTATCGTAGCGAGTAGGGGCAAGCGGCGGCGTCCCGCCGCGTGACAGATTGATCATAAGTCCGGCAGGCTCCTGGACAGGGAGAGTCGTACAAACAGGTATGTTTTCAAGAATAGCTAAAATAAGCCGTCCTCAGGCACATCAATCCTTGCAACGACTCCGTTTATTTTTGTTGCTGGATGAAGCCGCTTCCCGTGCCATGACCTGGATCAGCGCCAATGCAGGCGCAGGCAAGACGCTGCTCATGGCGAGCTATCTGGATGCACGGCGATTGCCTTGCATCTGGTATCGGTTGGACGCAAGAGATGCCGATACGGCCACCTTTTTTTATTACCTGCGCGAAGCGGCGCGCCAAACGGAATTTCCGCAAGCAGAGGCATTGCCATTGCTTACCGCTGAGTACATCGGTTCCGAGGCTGTTTTTGCGCAGAATTTTTTTGCGCAGCTTTTTGTCGGAGCCCCCCGCCCCTATGCACTGGTGTTTGACAATTATCAGGACTTGCCCGACGACGCTCAGCTGCACGCGATCCTGAACACGGCGCTACAGGAGATTCCACCTGATGTGCGCGTGTTTATTTTGAGCCGCACGGTGCCACCAGCAGGCCTGGCCCGGTGGCAGGCCAATCAGCGTATGTGTGTTATCGATTCGCCGGCGTTATGCCTGGATCGGGAAGAGACGGCCGGATTGCTTGCATTGCGACCGGAGTTAGAACTGGACGATGATCTCATTGACTTCATCCATGAAAGGGCTCAGGGGTGGGCTGTGGGTGTTGTTTTGCTGAGTGAGCATCCAAGTCGTAAAAATACTTTGTTAGAGAATAGCGGGCCCGGTTCAGAAGAACGGGTGTTCGATTATTTTGCCAGTGAGCTGTTTGAACAGGCTCCTGAGATTGTAAAAAGCTTTCTTTGTTATACGGCGCTGCTTGGCGAATTCGATATATCTCTTGTAAAACGTCTGACAAATATCACCCATATAGAGAATATCGTACGCAATCTGGTACGCAGGAACCTGTTCATTCATCAGAAAGAAACGATACGGAACAGTTATGAATACCACCAGTTGTTACGTGATTTCCTGGTGGCGCAGGCACACAAAAGACTACCCGCAGAGGAAATCAAAAAATTCCAGATACAGGCAGCGCAACTGCTTGTTGAAGAAGGACAGATAGAAGAAGCATTAAAGCTTCTCTTGAGTGCGAGTGCGTGGGATGTGGCTGCCCGCCTCATCGTAGAACATGCGGAAGAATATATCGATCAGGGCCTGAGTCTTGGTTTGATTCACTGGATAGAATGTATCCCGGAAGATATTCGACAGACATCACCCTGGTTGTTGTACTGGTTTGGTGTGGCACACATGTCACACAATCCCCAACACGCCAGAAATATATTTGAAAGCGCGTATGAATTATTTATGCTGCATTCGGATACCGCTGGGGAACTGTTGACCTGTTGCGGCGCAATTGACGCCATTGTTTTTGAAATGAGTGACTTCAGTCTGTTGGATAAATGGAGTGACCGGCTGGAACAAAGGCTCCCGGGTCTGCCTGCACTGGATAACCCGATGGTTGAGATGTATGTCACGATTGGTATGTTTCTGGCGCTGATGTACCGTAATCCCGGCCATAAGGAACTGCCGAAATGGGTTGCCAAAATAGAGGAATTTGTTCTGTTTGGCTCAAACATCAAGTTCCGCCTGTACGTGGGAAGCCAGCTGTTTATTTACTATACGTGGTGGATAGGTAATTTGGCCAGGGCAGATAGTCTGCTGACAAACCTGCAACCGCTACTTCTGGCGTTCAAGGGGATGCCAGTCATAAAAATAACCTGGTACCTTTTTACATCATGCAATTCCTGGATGTTAGCAAAAACAAATGACAGCATAGAGACGGCAAATAATGGCTTGAGGGTGGCAGATGAAAGTGGTGTGCATATATGGGACTTTGTTATCCGTGCACAAGCTGTTTTTGCCACGTTGTCATCAGGCCAGATGGATATCGCTCAGGCGTATCTTGAGCGCATGGCGGAGTCGCTGGATTTGCATCGCTACCTTGATGTTGCATTTTTCCATCACCTGTATGGATGGTACTGGTTTCTAAAGGGGGACATCCAGCAATCTTACGAACATGCGCGCTTGGCCGTTGAGTATGCAGAGAGGGCCGGGACACTCTATTTCATCCTGCATGGCCGCGTTGAATATTGCAGAAATCAGTACCACCGGGGTGAAATTGCGGCATGTTTGTCTGGGATAGGCGAGGCAAAAAAAGCGGCGCGTGATATTGGTGCGAATACGGTATTGTATGTCGCCAGCCTGCTGCATGCGCAAGTCGTGCTTGAGCAGGGAAATCTGCAAGATTGCCTGACACAATTGCGTGCAGGCCTGGCGCTGGGTAGAACGTATGGATTTTTAAATCACACCTGGTGGTTGCCAACAACCATGAGTCGTCTTTATGCACTGGCGCTCGAGCACGGCATTGAAAAGGATTATGTTGAAAAACTGATACGTTTGCGCAAGCTACTCCCGAATGACGACTATGCCATAGATGATACCTGGCCGTGGCCCCTTCGTATATACACACTGGGCCGCTTTTCACTGGTTAAAAACGACAAGTCTGTGATGTCTTCCGGCAAGGCGCAAAAAAGACCTCTCGAATTACTCAAGGCCATCATTGCTTTTGGCGGCCGCAATGTGAGTGAGGCCAAGTTAATGGATTCACTTTGGCCCGATAGCGAAGGCGACATGGCAAAGCAGAACCTTAAGTCCACGGTACACCGGCTACGCAAACTGCTGGAATCGCAAACGATACAATGGCGTAAAGGCAAACTCACGCTCGATTTGCGTTATTGTTGGGTGGATGTCTGGGCGGTGGAACGGAAGTTGAACGCCCTGTTACAGGCCTTGCCCGATAACCCGGCCAGGCTTGAGCATGAATTGAAGGGTATTGATCAGCTTTACCACGGTTCATTTTTGCAGGGCGAAGATGAATCGTATGTATTGAGCCTGCGCGAACGTTTGCGCAGCAAGATATTGCGTGTCTTTACCCTGGCCGCGGAACAATTTTTTGCACAGGCCGACTATGATCAGGCCATAGCCGTTTTTCGAAAGGGCCTGGATATCGAACCGCTGGTAGAGCGCTTTTATCAGGGCATCATGCAATGCCAGCAGGCGCTTGGTCATCCGGCCGAAGCGCTGTCCACCTATGAGCACTACCGGCAGGTTATGCAAAACCGGGGACTACCCCCTCGCCAGAGATAGCCGCTTTGGCAGCCTCCCTGCACCCCACCAATCGTTAGACCTTTTTTTTCAATCCGTAACCTAATCTGTCACCCCGGCCGGGGTACCGTGCTTCAATCAGGCAGGAATTTCCTGCCCGTTTAATTAGTGCCTGTGTATAAACTGCTGTTTTATATTTTTGTCATGTCCCAAAAGCGTTCGGGGCATCCGGAACTTATTGAAAAGAATAGATTCCGGCTTAAGGACTGCCGGAATGACAGATAGAGAGACTGACTTTATACACAGACTCTAATTAATAAAGGGGAGTAGATCAATGAAAATACAACACATCAAATGGGCCCTGGCCATCTCGATCCTGGCCCTGATCACCGCTTGTGGCGGGGGCGGAGGCGGTGCGCCCGGCACAACACCCCCCCCAGTGCGGCTCTCGTCTTTCCACGCTTTGCCTATGTCGCCAATAAGGATGACAGTAGCGTTTCGACCTATGCCGTGGATGCCACCACCGGCCGTTTGAAATACACCGGCAAGGTCGCGGCGGGGGGTAAGCCCCTCTCAGTCACCATTGACCCGAACAGCCGGTACGC
It encodes the following:
- the malT gene encoding HTH-type transcriptional regulator MalT, with translation MFSRIAKISRPQAHQSLQRLRLFLLLDEAASRAMTWISANAGAGKTLLMASYLDARRLPCIWYRLDARDADTATFFYYLREAARQTEFPQAEALPLLTAEYIGSEAVFAQNFFAQLFVGAPRPYALVFDNYQDLPDDAQLHAILNTALQEIPPDVRVFILSRTVPPAGLARWQANQRMCVIDSPALCLDREETAGLLALRPELELDDDLIDFIHERAQGWAVGVVLLSEHPSRKNTLLENSGPGSEERVFDYFASELFEQAPEIVKSFLCYTALLGEFDISLVKRLTNITHIENIVRNLVRRNLFIHQKETIRNSYEYHQLLRDFLVAQAHKRLPAEEIKKFQIQAAQLLVEEGQIEEALKLLLSASAWDVAARLIVEHAEEYIDQGLSLGLIHWIECIPEDIRQTSPWLLYWFGVAHMSHNPQHARNIFESAYELFMLHSDTAGELLTCCGAIDAIVFEMSDFSLLDKWSDRLEQRLPGLPALDNPMVEMYVTIGMFLALMYRNPGHKELPKWVAKIEEFVLFGSNIKFRLYVGSQLFIYYTWWIGNLARADSLLTNLQPLLLAFKGMPVIKITWYLFTSCNSWMLAKTNDSIETANNGLRVADESGVHIWDFVIRAQAVFATLSSGQMDIAQAYLERMAESLDLHRYLDVAFFHHLYGWYWFLKGDIQQSYEHARLAVEYAERAGTLYFILHGRVEYCRNQYHRGEIAACLSGIGEAKKAARDIGANTVLYVASLLHAQVVLEQGNLQDCLTQLRAGLALGRTYGFLNHTWWLPTTMSRLYALALEHGIEKDYVEKLIRLRKLLPNDDYAIDDTWPWPLRIYTLGRFSLVKNDKSVMSSGKAQKRPLELLKAIIAFGGRNVSEAKLMDSLWPDSEGDMAKQNLKSTVHRLRKLLESQTIQWRKGKLTLDLRYCWVDVWAVERKLNALLQALPDNPARLEHELKGIDQLYHGSFLQGEDESYVLSLRERLRSKILRVFTLAAEQFFAQADYDQAIAVFRKGLDIEPLVERFYQGIMQCQQALGHPAEALSTYEHYRQVMQNRGLPPRQR
- a CDS encoding lactonase, 7-bladed beta-propeller — its product is MGPGHLDPGPDHRLWRGRRRCARHNTPPSAALVFPRFAYVANKDDSSVSTYAVDATTGRLKYTGKVAAGGKPLSVTIDPNSRYAYVVNGQSNSSTVSQYTIGTDGHLTAMNPSSTVAAGKNSYAVTTTGSWQ